Within the Salinicoccus roseus genome, the region GGTATGCCATCCTCAAGGTGGACTTCGGAAGTCGTCCTGAACCCGAATGACTGGTAGAATTTCTCCAGGTGCGCCTGACCATGCAGGTAGATCCGTTCACCCTTGAAGTGTGTATGTACATATTCCATGGCCTGGTTCATGAGTTCCTGTCCGAGCCCGGTGCCCCGGCGGTCTTCCCTGACGATAACCCGTCCAATGGATAATGGATCTCCGTGAACGATCCTCAGATAGGCGGTGATCCCCGTATCATCCGTCTTATAGATATGTGTACATTCAGGATCCACCCCATCGACTTCCTGATAGGCGCATTCCTGCTCCACCACGAACACGGCGGTCCTGAGTCTATAGATTTCCTCCAATGTGAGGACATCCAGTTCGTCAAATGCTCTGATATGCCACATCCAATACCCTCCCATTCATATATATTCAAATGATAGCACAAAAAAACCGATGCCGGAACATCGGTTTTCTGGCATCTTATGCAAATTGGGCGTTGAGTTCGCGTGCACATTCGCGCACACTTTCGAGGCCTTCCT harbors:
- a CDS encoding GNAT family N-acetyltransferase is translated as MWHIRAFDELDVLTLEEIYRLRTAVFVVEQECAYQEVDGVDPECTHIYKTDDTGITAYLRIVHGDPLSIGRVIVREDRRGTGLGQELMNQAMEYVHTHFKGERIYLHGQAHLEKFYQSFGFRTTSEVHLEDGIPHLDMEYKEG